From the genome of Hydrogenophaga sp. PBL-H3, one region includes:
- a CDS encoding helix-turn-helix transcriptional regulator, translating into MTNAPMSAVLERQLLLQLGDRLRQLRKSQGIGTIDMAARVGIARNTLRAIENGDPAPSMGSYLRVMSALGVVGELALLAGDSMIPAPQGTAGARSRREKPSIQVTVTADTSRHEIQDLQSLALHQAAVDLVKVDPAQLARAQATLARWLGSGPSRSTSLWTEWEEVLSKRQWRKILGRSRRAQELRQSSPLVTLLPEDTRKSVLAQIGALKKGVVIRDAVEEDVR; encoded by the coding sequence ATGACCAACGCCCCTATGTCCGCTGTGCTCGAGCGACAGCTGCTGCTTCAGCTGGGTGACCGGCTTCGGCAGCTGCGCAAGTCACAGGGGATCGGCACGATCGATATGGCGGCGCGGGTAGGCATTGCGCGCAATACGCTCAGAGCCATCGAAAACGGCGATCCAGCGCCCTCCATGGGCTCCTACCTCCGAGTCATGTCGGCTCTGGGGGTGGTTGGAGAACTTGCACTTCTGGCTGGCGACAGCATGATCCCAGCGCCGCAAGGAACGGCAGGCGCAAGGTCCCGGCGCGAGAAGCCAAGCATTCAGGTGACTGTCACGGCGGACACCTCTCGCCATGAGATTCAGGATTTGCAGAGCTTGGCCCTTCACCAGGCGGCCGTTGATCTTGTCAAAGTGGATCCAGCGCAGCTGGCAAGGGCACAGGCAACCCTCGCGCGATGGCTGGGGTCTGGGCCTTCTCGATCAACCAGTCTTTGGACCGAATGGGAGGAAGTCCTCAGCAAACGGCAGTGGCGCAAGATCCTTGGCCGCAGCCGGCGCGCGCAGGAGCTTCGCCAGAGTTCACCGTTGGTCACCCTCTTGCCGGAGGACACACGCAAGAGCGTCCTTGCACAGATCGGGGCGCTCAAAAAGGGCGTGGTGATCAGAGATGCAGTGGAAGAGGACGTGCGATGA
- a CDS encoding metal-sensing transcriptional repressor, translating to MNATHKHSTHPDLVKRLKRADGHLRHVIGMIESGESCLDIARQLAAVESAVTAAKRVLIHDHIDHCLAHDEDSVLTEMKALTKLL from the coding sequence ATGAACGCGACACACAAGCACTCAACCCATCCCGATCTCGTGAAGCGGCTGAAACGCGCCGATGGTCATCTTCGGCACGTCATAGGGATGATCGAAAGTGGCGAATCCTGTCTCGACATCGCCCGCCAGCTCGCGGCGGTGGAAAGCGCGGTGACGGCCGCAAAGCGCGTCCTGATCCACGACCACATCGACCATTGCCTGGCCCATGACGAAGACTCCGTTTTGACCGAAATGAAGGCACTGACCAAACTGCTCTGA
- a CDS encoding tyrosine-type recombinase/integrase translates to MAKIKLTKTAVESAQPQAKDVELRDTVVPGFLCKITPTGRRVFMLQYRTNSGQPRKPSLGLYGELTVEQARVKAQDWLAEVRRGGDPGGAKAEARKAPTMAELCKKFMEDYSKKRNKPSTQDGYQGVIDRNIIPLLGRKKVHDVKRPDIAGLMEKLAYKPTEANKTFGVLRKMFNLAEVWGYRPDGTNPCRHVPMYPPGKETRLIVDEEMVRIFRQLEKLEAEGLENYVIPLAIRLQFEFAARRSEICPLEWSWLDFENRRVVWPDSKVGGISKPMSEEAYRLLSTAPRREGCPYVLPSPNDPAKHLTFGEHYGGWCRVLKAAGVPHVGTHGIRHRSTTDIANSGVPTKVGMKLTGHKTVAMFMHYVHTEDKPVRDAAELVASRRQAITGARQLAEAAA, encoded by the coding sequence ATGGCAAAGATCAAGCTCACCAAGACCGCCGTGGAGTCGGCCCAACCCCAGGCCAAGGATGTTGAACTGCGGGATACCGTGGTGCCCGGCTTCCTGTGCAAGATTACCCCGACCGGCCGCCGGGTGTTCATGCTCCAGTACCGCACGAACTCCGGCCAGCCCCGCAAGCCCTCGCTGGGGCTGTACGGGGAGCTGACCGTCGAACAGGCACGAGTCAAGGCACAGGACTGGCTGGCCGAGGTTCGCCGGGGCGGCGACCCCGGCGGCGCCAAGGCCGAGGCGCGCAAGGCGCCCACGATGGCCGAGTTGTGCAAGAAGTTCATGGAGGACTACTCCAAGAAGCGCAACAAGCCCAGCACGCAGGACGGCTATCAGGGCGTCATAGACCGCAACATCATCCCGCTGCTGGGCCGCAAGAAGGTGCATGACGTGAAGCGGCCCGACATTGCCGGGCTGATGGAGAAACTGGCCTACAAGCCGACCGAGGCGAACAAGACCTTCGGCGTGCTGCGCAAGATGTTCAACCTGGCCGAAGTGTGGGGCTACCGCCCGGACGGCACGAACCCGTGCCGCCACGTCCCCATGTACCCGCCGGGCAAGGAAACCCGGCTCATCGTGGACGAGGAAATGGTGCGGATCTTCCGCCAGTTGGAGAAGCTGGAGGCGGAGGGGCTGGAGAACTACGTCATCCCGCTGGCGATCCGGCTGCAATTCGAGTTCGCCGCCCGGCGCTCCGAAATCTGCCCGCTCGAATGGAGCTGGCTGGACTTCGAGAACCGGCGCGTGGTGTGGCCCGACAGCAAGGTCGGCGGCATTTCCAAGCCCATGAGCGAGGAAGCCTATCGGCTGCTTTCGACGGCGCCGCGCCGGGAGGGCTGCCCCTACGTCCTGCCATCGCCGAACGACCCGGCCAAGCACCTGACCTTTGGCGAGCACTATGGCGGCTGGTGCCGGGTGCTCAAGGCCGCCGGCGTCCCGCACGTCGGCACGCACGGCATCCGCCATCGCTCGACGACCGACATTGCCAATTCGGGCGTGCCGACCAAAGTGGGCATGAAGCTGACGGGCCACAAGACCGTAGCGATGTTCATGCACTACGTCCACACCGAGGACAAGCCGGTGCGCGATGCGGCCGAACTGGTGGCCAGCCGGCGCCAGGCCATCACGGGCGCACGCCAGCTTGCGGAGGCGGCGGCATGA
- a CDS encoding helix-turn-helix domain-containing protein, which produces MAAGNSLAKALKTVRKARGLSQEAFSDVSSRTYMSTLERDLKSPTLHKLAELCEVMEIHPLTLLTLAYAGDSTHKADELLAQVRRELEAVLKERGAAKPRA; this is translated from the coding sequence GTGGCGGCTGGGAACTCATTGGCGAAGGCGTTGAAGACAGTCAGGAAGGCGCGTGGCTTGAGCCAGGAAGCCTTCTCTGACGTGTCCAGCCGCACCTATATGAGCACCCTCGAACGCGACCTGAAAAGCCCGACCCTGCATAAGCTGGCCGAGCTGTGCGAGGTGATGGAGATCCACCCGCTCACGCTGCTGACGCTGGCCTACGCGGGCGACAGCACGCACAAGGCCGACGAGCTGCTGGCGCAGGTGCGCCGGGAGCTGGAGGCGGTGCTGAAGGAGCGCGGCGCGGCGAAGCCGCGCGCGTGA
- a CDS encoding DUF6036 family nucleotidyltransferase — protein sequence MNREDLEHIIRASSDVTNEYEFIIIGSQSILGPIPYPEDVFKASAEADIYPYQAPQKADEIDGAIGEGSQFHETNGYYAQGVAPETAVLPRDWITRVHRVQNSNTNDRVGYCLDVVDLFLSKAVAGRDKDREFCTALIEFGHVDPKRAIDMVAQMPIDQEAQRRLRATIRRWAGSAI from the coding sequence ATGAACCGTGAAGACCTGGAGCACATCATTCGGGCCAGCAGCGACGTGACGAATGAGTACGAGTTCATCATCATTGGAAGCCAGTCGATCCTGGGCCCGATCCCCTACCCCGAAGATGTGTTCAAGGCGTCGGCCGAGGCCGACATCTATCCGTACCAGGCGCCGCAGAAGGCCGACGAGATTGACGGTGCCATTGGTGAGGGATCACAGTTTCACGAGACCAACGGCTACTACGCGCAAGGCGTAGCACCAGAGACAGCGGTCCTTCCGCGGGACTGGATCACGCGGGTTCACCGCGTCCAAAACAGCAACACAAACGACCGCGTCGGGTACTGCCTGGACGTCGTCGATCTGTTCCTGTCGAAGGCTGTGGCGGGGCGCGACAAGGACCGCGAGTTCTGTACCGCACTCATCGAGTTCGGGCACGTGGATCCAAAGAGAGCCATCGACATGGTTGCGCAGATGCCGATAGATCAAGAAGCGCAGCGACGTCTGCGTGCAACCATTCGTAGGTGGGCTGGCAGTGCGATCTGA
- a CDS encoding MFS transporter produces the protein MLSVLKNRTYRHLFAAQVIALVGTGLMTVALGLLAYDLAGANAGAVLGTALAIKMLAYVGVAPVAQAFADRLPRRSLLVALDLVRASVALCLPFVSEIWQIYLLIFVLQAASAGFTPTFQATIPDILPDEDEYTKALSLSRLAYDLESLISPMLAAALLTVISFHNLFAGTVLGFLVSAALVVSVRLPTTVPGPRRGIWDRTTRGTRIYLATPRLRGLLAISLAVAAAGSMVIVNTVVIVKARFGLGESEVAWALAAFGGGSMVAAFALPRLLDKIADRPVMIAGATMLVVGTAAGAMIPTYAVLVVIWLVVGFGYSVAQTPSGRLLRRSAHPEDRPAVFAAQFALSHACWLICYPLAGRFGAAFGLQSTFIIMSLIGLVGVGLALWLWPASDSSDIAHDHPDLPPDHPHLREHADRGGHRHPMIVDDLHRDWARI, from the coding sequence ATGCTCTCCGTCCTGAAGAACCGTACCTATCGTCACCTGTTCGCCGCTCAGGTGATTGCGCTTGTCGGCACCGGCCTGATGACGGTGGCCCTTGGCCTGCTTGCCTACGATCTGGCCGGGGCGAATGCCGGCGCGGTACTCGGGACGGCACTCGCAATCAAGATGCTGGCCTATGTCGGAGTCGCCCCGGTCGCGCAGGCGTTCGCCGACCGGCTGCCGCGACGGTCGTTGCTCGTTGCCCTTGACCTAGTACGAGCATCCGTTGCGCTCTGCCTGCCCTTTGTCAGCGAAATCTGGCAAATCTATCTGCTGATCTTCGTCTTGCAGGCGGCGTCCGCAGGCTTCACGCCGACCTTTCAAGCCACTATCCCGGACATCCTTCCCGACGAAGACGAGTACACGAAAGCACTGTCGCTTTCCCGGCTGGCCTACGATTTGGAAAGCCTGATTTCCCCGATGCTGGCCGCCGCGCTACTGACGGTCATCAGCTTCCACAACCTGTTTGCCGGAACGGTTCTCGGCTTCCTCGTGTCAGCCGCGCTTGTGGTCAGCGTGAGGCTTCCCACAACCGTTCCCGGCCCGCGTCGTGGCATATGGGATCGCACTACGCGGGGCACGCGCATTTACCTCGCCACGCCGCGCCTTCGGGGTCTGCTGGCGATCAGCCTCGCGGTGGCAGCAGCGGGGTCAATGGTGATCGTGAACACGGTGGTCATCGTGAAGGCACGCTTCGGCCTGGGCGAATCCGAGGTAGCGTGGGCGCTGGCGGCCTTCGGAGGCGGGTCGATGGTTGCGGCCTTCGCGCTGCCTCGCCTGCTCGACAAGATTGCTGATCGGCCTGTCATGATTGCGGGAGCGACGATGCTGGTTGTGGGAACGGCAGCCGGGGCAATGATTCCGACATATGCCGTTCTGGTGGTGATCTGGTTGGTGGTCGGCTTCGGCTACAGCGTGGCGCAAACACCTTCCGGCCGGCTGTTGCGCCGCTCCGCTCACCCCGAGGATCGCCCCGCGGTCTTTGCCGCGCAATTCGCCCTCTCCCATGCGTGTTGGCTCATTTGCTATCCCTTGGCCGGTCGCTTCGGCGCTGCCTTTGGGCTGCAATCGACCTTCATCATCATGTCGCTGATTGGTCTTGTCGGAGTGGGACTGGCGCTGTGGCTCTGGCCCGCTAGTGATTCTTCCGACATCGCCCACGATCACCCTGATCTACCGCCAGATCATCCTCACTTGCGCGAACATGCAGACCGAGGCGGGCACCGTCATCCCATGATCGTTGACGATCTGCACCGGGACTGGGCGCGCATTTAA
- a CDS encoding ParB/RepB/Spo0J family partition protein — MNAVLKTEAVAIEAAAPLEMADPSKNLILVPLSQLLPRRSKRNARKMPRLSIPELAASIARIGLLQNLIVILSADGETYEVVAGDRRLTALKLLAKKKRIPADYEVPCLLVADASARTVSLAENVQRENMHPADQFAAFAALVKEGRPIEDIAADFGVSPLVVQRRLKLANVSPRLMADYRASGVTLEQLMALTITDDHAAQEAAFYGAPEWQRSPSKLRERLTEREIDAAHALVRFVGLNTYRQAGGGIRRDLFAEGDAGTYLTDTAVLETLVRDKLATLAEDVRAEGWAWVEAVPHLAYEERQAFQNAPRHRREPTSREARRIASLESRLEKIDAELEEACDAEDEAKAEKLEQRRDQVVGELQDAEDALQGYAPEVREVAGAIVTIDRNGEAVIHRGLLREAEAKALRTLEKLRRGFGNTEGEAANDEHEDADDAPKAASLSDRLAQRLSAHRTAALQIEVARHPHVALAALVHGMVQTVLQPDAYGDGLPLGVRLTVQDRLEGMAPDWPESPAAVALRELQQVAGEALPEDSAELFAALLAKSQDELVRLLAVCVASTVDVVTPRATVQQPGEELAQAVGLDMAAWWKPTAEGYFKHVSKAVILDAVGEYAPEQANRLAKLKKADIASEAERLADGTGWMPAIFEAAGPQDAAQEAGPEQNAPEDAEAIADEPAEALAA; from the coding sequence ATGAACGCCGTACTCAAAACCGAAGCCGTCGCCATCGAAGCCGCCGCCCCGCTGGAAATGGCCGACCCGTCCAAGAACCTGATTCTGGTTCCGCTCTCGCAGTTGCTGCCGCGCCGCTCCAAGCGCAACGCCCGCAAGATGCCGCGCCTGTCCATCCCCGAACTGGCCGCGAGCATTGCCCGCATCGGCTTGCTGCAAAACCTCATCGTCATCCTTTCCGCCGATGGCGAGACTTACGAGGTGGTGGCCGGCGATCGCCGCCTGACCGCCTTGAAGCTGCTGGCGAAGAAGAAGCGCATTCCCGCCGACTACGAAGTGCCGTGCCTGCTGGTGGCCGACGCTTCCGCCCGCACCGTCAGCCTTGCGGAGAACGTGCAGCGCGAGAACATGCACCCCGCCGACCAGTTCGCGGCCTTCGCCGCGCTGGTCAAGGAAGGACGCCCCATCGAGGACATTGCTGCCGACTTCGGCGTGTCCCCGCTGGTGGTGCAGCGCCGCTTGAAGCTGGCGAATGTCTCGCCGCGCCTCATGGCCGACTATCGCGCCAGTGGCGTGACGCTGGAACAGTTGATGGCCCTGACCATCACCGACGACCACGCCGCGCAGGAAGCCGCGTTCTATGGTGCGCCGGAATGGCAGCGCAGCCCGTCCAAGCTGCGCGAGCGCCTGACCGAGCGCGAAATCGACGCCGCGCACGCGCTGGTGCGCTTCGTCGGACTGAACACCTACCGGCAGGCAGGCGGCGGCATCCGCCGCGACCTGTTCGCGGAAGGCGATGCCGGAACCTACCTGACCGATACCGCAGTGCTGGAAACGCTGGTGCGCGACAAGCTGGCAACGCTGGCCGAGGACGTGCGCGCCGAGGGTTGGGCATGGGTGGAGGCCGTGCCGCATCTGGCCTACGAGGAACGGCAGGCGTTCCAGAACGCCCCGCGCCACCGCCGTGAGCCGACCAGCCGCGAGGCCCGCCGCATCGCCTCGCTGGAAAGCCGCCTCGAAAAGATCGACGCCGAGCTGGAAGAAGCCTGCGACGCCGAGGACGAGGCCAAGGCCGAGAAACTGGAACAGCGGCGCGATCAGGTGGTCGGCGAACTACAAGACGCGGAGGACGCCTTGCAAGGTTACGCTCCCGAGGTGCGCGAGGTGGCCGGTGCCATCGTCACCATCGACCGCAACGGCGAGGCCGTTATTCATCGCGGCCTGCTGCGCGAAGCCGAGGCCAAGGCGCTGCGCACGCTGGAAAAGCTGCGGCGCGGTTTCGGCAACACCGAAGGCGAAGCCGCCAACGACGAGCACGAGGACGCCGACGACGCACCCAAGGCCGCGAGCCTGTCCGATCGGCTGGCGCAGCGGTTGAGTGCCCACCGCACGGCGGCGCTGCAAATCGAAGTCGCGCGGCATCCGCACGTCGCGCTGGCCGCGCTGGTGCATGGCATGGTGCAGACTGTCTTGCAGCCCGACGCCTACGGCGATGGCCTGCCGCTCGGCGTGCGCCTCACGGTGCAAGACCGGCTGGAAGGCATGGCCCCGGACTGGCCGGAATCGCCCGCTGCCGTGGCGCTGCGCGAACTGCAACAGGTGGCAGGTGAAGCCTTGCCGGAGGACAGCGCCGAACTGTTCGCCGCGCTGCTGGCGAAGTCGCAAGATGAACTGGTGCGGCTGCTGGCCGTGTGCGTGGCTTCCACGGTGGACGTGGTGACGCCCCGCGCCACGGTGCAGCAACCCGGCGAGGAACTGGCGCAGGCCGTGGGCCTCGACATGGCCGCATGGTGGAAGCCGACCGCAGAAGGCTACTTCAAGCACGTTTCCAAGGCCGTGATTCTGGATGCCGTGGGCGAGTACGCACCCGAGCAGGCCAACCGGCTGGCGAAGTTGAAGAAGGCCGACATTGCCAGCGAAGCCGAGCGGCTGGCCGATGGCACGGGCTGGATGCCCGCCATCTTCGAGGCCGCAGGCCCGCAGGACGCCGCGCAAGAGGCAGGCCCGGAGCAGAACGCCCCGGAGGATGCCGAGGCAATAGCGGATGAACCCGCCGAGGCGCTGGCCGCTTGA
- a CDS encoding DUF736 domain-containing protein, with product MANIGTFTADKDGFTGTLRTLTLNVKVKLVPNDKGSSENAPDFRLQAAGHDIGAAWNKTSEAGREYKSVTLDDPSFPAPVYARLIEGEDGTHDLIWSRSKPQAA from the coding sequence ATGGCCAACATCGGCACCTTCACCGCAGACAAAGACGGCTTCACCGGCACGCTGCGCACCCTGACGCTCAACGTCAAGGTCAAGCTGGTTCCCAACGACAAGGGCAGCAGCGAGAACGCCCCCGACTTCCGCCTCCAGGCCGCCGGCCACGACATCGGCGCGGCGTGGAACAAGACCAGCGAGGCCGGGCGGGAATACAAGTCCGTGACCCTCGACGATCCTTCGTTCCCGGCTCCGGTCTATGCCCGCCTGATCGAAGGCGAGGACGGTACGCACGACCTGATCTGGTCGCGCAGCAAGCCCCAGGCGGCGTGA
- a CDS encoding DUF2958 domain-containing protein — translation MPQPLATVPERAQLLANGEARAAGQAIDPVPVVRLFTPDAHVTWLLAALDPADGDTAWGLIDLGIGMPAQGTVKLSELAGIVGPHQQPVMRDRYFRPTRTLSEYTRLAERDGAIPD, via the coding sequence ATGCCCCAGCCACTCGCCACCGTCCCGGAGCGCGCGCAACTGCTCGCCAACGGCGAGGCTCGTGCCGCTGGCCAGGCCATCGACCCGGTGCCCGTGGTGCGGCTGTTCACGCCGGACGCGCATGTGACCTGGCTGCTGGCCGCACTCGATCCCGCCGATGGCGACACCGCCTGGGGCCTCATCGACCTGGGAATCGGAATGCCGGCGCAAGGAACCGTCAAGCTGTCCGAGCTGGCTGGCATCGTCGGGCCGCATCAGCAGCCCGTGATGCGCGACCGCTACTTCCGGCCCACGCGCACGCTGTCGGAATACACCCGGCTGGCCGAGCGCGACGGGGCTATCCCGGACTGA
- a CDS encoding DUF2958 domain-containing protein, which produces MNNALITDEQRIVLLANGRESLENPDFDPAPVVKLFTPDAGATWLLTEIDPDDHDHAFGLCDLGLGMPEIGWVSLGELATVRGRLGLPIERDLSFRAEKRLSAYARDARLVGRVVV; this is translated from the coding sequence ATGAACAACGCACTCATCACTGACGAGCAGCGCATCGTGCTGCTGGCCAACGGCCGCGAATCCTTGGAGAACCCGGACTTCGATCCGGCACCCGTCGTCAAGCTGTTCACGCCGGATGCCGGCGCGACCTGGCTGCTGACCGAGATTGATCCCGATGACCACGACCACGCCTTTGGTCTTTGCGACCTGGGCCTGGGGATGCCGGAAATCGGCTGGGTCAGCCTGGGCGAGCTGGCGACCGTGCGCGGCAGGCTGGGCCTGCCGATCGAGCGCGACCTGTCTTTCCGCGCCGAGAAGCGGTTGAGCGCCTACGCGCGCGATGCCCGGTTGGTCGGGCGTGTCGTCGTCTGA
- a CDS encoding DUF932 domain-containing protein, whose protein sequence is MQLASRFASRSPVLRSERPLSDDQIRAVAPSIFADAPHESRSQRYSYIPTATVLQELRGEGFEPFMVTQTRVRHDDRRDYTKHMIRLRHASQINGREANEIILLNSHDGTSSYQMLAGMFRFVCSNGLVCGDTVANVRVPHKGDVAGHVIEGAYEVLHGFDRAQESRDAMRAITLDAGESEVFARAALALKYDEDKPAPITESQILMPRRHDDDRRDLWSVFNRTQENLTKGGLSARAANGRRQTTRPVQGIDQSVRLNRALWLLADGLRQLKA, encoded by the coding sequence ATGCAACTCGCATCCCGCTTCGCTTCCCGTTCCCCGGTGCTGCGTTCGGAACGTCCCTTGTCCGATGACCAAATCCGGGCCGTGGCCCCGTCCATCTTCGCGGACGCCCCGCACGAAAGCCGCTCGCAGCGGTACAGCTACATCCCCACCGCGACCGTGCTGCAAGAACTGCGCGGGGAAGGCTTCGAGCCTTTCATGGTGACGCAAACCCGCGTGCGCCACGACGACCGCCGCGACTACACGAAGCACATGATCCGGCTGCGCCACGCCAGCCAGATCAACGGCCGCGAGGCCAACGAAATCATCCTGCTGAACTCCCATGACGGCACTAGCAGCTATCAGATGCTGGCCGGGATGTTCCGCTTCGTTTGCAGCAATGGCCTTGTCTGCGGCGACACCGTGGCCAACGTGCGCGTTCCCCACAAGGGCGACGTAGCGGGGCACGTCATCGAAGGCGCTTACGAAGTCCTGCACGGCTTCGACCGGGCGCAGGAATCCCGCGATGCCATGCGCGCCATCACGCTCGACGCCGGGGAATCGGAAGTGTTCGCCCGCGCTGCGCTGGCATTGAAGTACGACGAGGACAAGCCCGCGCCCATCACGGAATCGCAAATCCTGATGCCGCGCCGCCACGACGACGACCGCCGCGACCTGTGGAGCGTGTTCAACCGCACGCAGGAGAACTTGACCAAAGGCGGCCTGTCCGCCCGCGCCGCGAATGGCCGCCGCCAGACCACCCGGCCCGTGCAGGGCATCGACCAAAGCGTGCGCCTCAATCGCGCCCTGTGGCTGCTGGCCGATGGCCTGCGCCAGTTGAAAGCCTGA
- a CDS encoding PDDEXK nuclease domain-containing protein, which yields MNTRRSSAASSTAPSALLGDIRALIEAARKRAASTVNSELTMLYWRIGQRIRTQVLDGRRGAYGKEVLPTLAAQLVKEYGGSFAEQNLRRMVQFAATFPDEQILVSLIRELSWTHFIALIPLKDPLQRDYYAQMASTERWSVRTLRERIDSMLYERTALSQKPGETIAQELAKMRDAQRMSPALVMRDPYILDFLGLRDTWQEGDLEAAIIREMESFLLELGAGFSFVARQKRIQIDGEDFHLDLLFYNRKLRRLVAVELKVGEFKAAFKGQMELYLRWLDKHEREPEEASPLGIILCTGKKREQIELLELDKSGIHVAEYLTALPPRGVLVERLQQATQRARLQIEQRKTDNE from the coding sequence ATGAACACGCGCCGGTCATCCGCAGCATCGTCCACAGCGCCTTCGGCGCTGCTGGGCGACATTCGGGCACTGATCGAGGCGGCGCGCAAGCGCGCCGCCTCGACGGTGAATAGCGAGCTGACGATGCTCTATTGGCGCATCGGCCAGCGCATCCGCACGCAGGTCTTGGACGGGCGCCGGGGCGCTTATGGCAAGGAAGTCCTGCCCACCCTGGCGGCGCAGTTGGTGAAGGAGTACGGCGGCAGCTTTGCCGAGCAGAACCTGCGCCGCATGGTGCAGTTCGCGGCCACCTTCCCCGACGAGCAGATTCTCGTATCACTGATACGAGAATTGAGCTGGACGCACTTCATCGCCCTGATCCCGCTGAAAGACCCGCTCCAGCGGGACTACTACGCACAGATGGCGAGCACCGAACGCTGGAGCGTGCGGACGCTGCGCGAGCGCATCGACTCGATGTTGTACGAGCGCACGGCGCTGTCTCAAAAGCCGGGCGAGACGATCGCACAGGAGTTGGCGAAGATGCGCGATGCGCAGCGAATGTCGCCCGCCCTGGTCATGCGCGACCCCTACATCCTCGACTTCCTGGGGCTGCGGGACACTTGGCAAGAAGGCGACTTGGAGGCGGCGATCATCCGCGAAATGGAGTCGTTCTTGTTGGAGCTGGGCGCGGGTTTCAGCTTCGTGGCCCGGCAGAAGCGCATCCAGATCGACGGCGAGGATTTCCACCTCGACCTGCTGTTTTACAACCGCAAGCTGCGGCGGCTGGTGGCAGTGGAGTTGAAGGTCGGCGAGTTCAAGGCAGCTTTCAAGGGACAGATGGAGCTTTATCTTCGCTGGCTGGACAAGCACGAACGGGAGCCGGAGGAAGCCTCGCCGCTGGGGATCATCCTTTGCACCGGCAAGAAGCGCGAGCAGATCGAATTGCTGGAGTTGGACAAGTCGGGCATCCACGTCGCCGAGTACCTGACCGCCTTGCCGCCGAGGGGCGTGCTGGTGGAGCGGCTGCAACAAGCAACGCAACGGGCGCGGTTGCAGATCGAGCAGCGCAAGACCGACAACGAGTAG
- a CDS encoding ERCC4 domain-containing protein, translated as MNLPSVPEHAPTIVVDSRETNSRIPTHLRDLGVDFVMQEMPAGDYRVGAFLIERKSIADLANSILDARLFAQAEAIALASERPALLIEGNIQDLPNDMHPDSLPGALSALSVFWGLSVFTAPNQMGTARLLARLHHHQVNGLGYEVATRVAKPRDNPDGALAQYLVCGLPGVGPEVARKLIAHFGSARAVFTASAAELVLCKGIGPKTAAAIVASLDQKPTSFRSTKIGTL; from the coding sequence ATGAACCTTCCCTCCGTCCCGGAGCACGCACCAACCATCGTCGTCGATTCGCGCGAGACCAACAGCCGCATCCCGACGCACCTGCGCGACCTCGGTGTGGACTTCGTCATGCAGGAGATGCCTGCGGGAGACTACCGCGTGGGGGCCTTCTTGATCGAGCGCAAGAGCATTGCCGACTTGGCCAACTCCATCCTGGACGCGCGCCTCTTCGCCCAGGCCGAAGCCATCGCTCTGGCCTCCGAGCGACCGGCGTTGCTGATCGAAGGAAATATCCAGGATTTGCCCAACGACATGCACCCCGACTCGCTGCCTGGCGCGCTCTCCGCGCTCTCGGTCTTTTGGGGGCTCTCGGTCTTCACCGCACCCAACCAGATGGGCACCGCCCGCCTGCTGGCGCGTCTGCACCACCACCAGGTCAACGGACTGGGCTACGAGGTCGCAACGCGTGTGGCCAAGCCCAGGGACAACCCCGACGGAGCACTGGCCCAATACCTCGTTTGTGGACTTCCAGGCGTGGGGCCCGAGGTGGCCAGAAAACTCATCGCTCACTTTGGAAGCGCCCGCGCGGTGTTTACCGCGTCCGCCGCTGAGCTCGTGCTGTGCAAGGGGATCGGGCCCAAGACGGCCGCTGCGATCGTCGCATCGCTCGACCAGAAGCCGACCAGCTTTCGCTCTACAAAAATCGGAACGCTGTAG